A region of Solanum dulcamara chromosome 7, daSolDulc1.2, whole genome shotgun sequence DNA encodes the following proteins:
- the LOC129895644 gene encoding rhodanese-like domain-containing protein 7: MSQCGLMLCLPYTRSASLAALRMLLSSAAFSPNPNLANNSLYCTMKATSEVPTNAPAFPFFSNPMITITNLPQKLAPSKCFSATNHVPILKDNASRNKEVEGSGLSSEPQLVVVSFYIFADFPDHADLRKPLKELCEQLRVSGGIILAPEGINGSICGIRDSVESVLAFIQSDERLKGLRLVESPVSPEEEALHHGHTSSSPLAAGEDAPFRWDHVRVKLKKEIVTLGMPSVSPIERVGKYIKPTDWNALIRDPDVVVIDVRNDYEIRVGKFKGAVDPCTTAFRDFPSWVEDRFKLLDSGDKLESSGSAGSSDKLTKEKGNKKVPRVAMYCTGGIRCEKASSFLLSKGFDEVYHLEGGILRYLEEVPKTESLWEGECFVFDKRVSVEHGLMQGTFKLCYGCKKPVSDADMESPEWEYAVSCPYCFASKSEEEKERARARQRQFEKWGIIGGPDKGRRPAKTVDINGHSATQMSKSL; encoded by the exons ATGTCTCAATGCGGTCTCATGCTCTGTTTGCCCTATACAAGAAGTGCTTCACTAGCGGCACTCAGAATGCTATTATCATCGGCTGCCTTTTCACCAAACCCTAACCTTGCCAATAATTCACTCTATTGCACCATGAAAGCCACCTCTGAAGTACCAACGAATGCCCCagcctttcctttcttttctaaTCCTATGATTACTATTACCAATTTACCGCAAAAACTTGCACCTTCTAAGTGCTTCTCTGCAACAAATCATGTTCCCATTCTGAAGGATAATGCATCGAGGAACAAGGAGGTTGAAGGTAGCGGTTTGAGCTCCGAACCACAACTTGTGGTGGTTTCTTTCTACATATTTGCTGATTTCCCTGACCATGCTGATTTGAGGAAACCATTGAAGGAACTCTGTGAACAGCTG CGTGTTTCAGGTGGTATTATTCTTGCACCTGAAGGAATCAATGGCAGCATATGTGGTATACGGGATTCAGTGGAAAGTGTCCTTGCATTCATTCAAAGTGATGAACGTCTGAAGGGGCTTAGATTGGTTGAATCACCAGTGAGCCCGGAGGAAGAGGCTCTTCATCATGGACATACGAGCAGCTCTCCTCTTGCAGCAGGTGAGGATGCTCCCTTTAGGTGGGATCACGTGAGGGTGAAGCTCAAAAAAGAG ATAGTTACACTTGGAATGCCTTCTGTTTCACCCATTGAAAGAGTTGGCAAGTACATTAAACCGACGGATTGGAATGCATTGATTCGTGATCCAGATGTT GTTGTGATTGATGTTCGCAATGACTATGAAATTAGAGTCGGGAAGTTCAAGGGGGCAGTTGATCCTTGTACCACAGCATTCCGGGATTTTCCATCATGGGTGGAGGATCGTTTTAAACTTCTTGATTCAGGAGACAAGTTGGAGTCTTCTGGTTCTGCTGGATCATCTGATAAGCTGACaaaggaaaaaggaaacaaaaaggTTCCCCGAGTTGCAATGTACTGCACAGGTGGAATTCGATGCGAGAAagcttcaagttttcttctCAGCAAAGGTTTTGATGAG GTTTATCATCTAGAAGGTGGGATTTTAAGGTATCTGGAGGAAGTCCCCAAGACGGAGAGCCTGTGGGAAGGGGAATGCTTTGTGTTTGACAAGCGTGTTTCAGTTGAGCATGGTTTGATGCAGGGAACATTCAAACTTTGCTATGGATGCAAGAAACCAGTGAGCGATGCTGATATGGAATCCCCGGAATGGGAGTATGCCGTCTCTTGTCCGTACTGCTTTGCATCAAAATCTGAGGAGGAAAAGGAAAGGGCAAGAGCTCGACAAAGGCAGTTCGAGAAATGGGGTATCATTGGTGGTCCAGACAAGGGCCGCAGACCAGCAAAGACGGTGGATATCAATGGGCATTCTGCTACTCAGATGTCAAAATCATTATAG